Genomic window (Gammaproteobacteria bacterium):
GCCTGACCGGCATCACCGGGTTGCTTTTCGCGATCGAGGCGCTGGGGGAATCGAACTCCTGCACCCTGTTTTTTGAGAGCCTGAATCTGTAGGTGGCGATATGGTCGGAGAGGTCATATATACCCGTCACGGACAGGTTTTCCCGGCACGCACACCCTCTTCGTCCCGTGGCGGCGTTGCGATTCCTTGCAATAGAGCGGCTATTGCGCGTCATCGCGTCTTGCCACGAAACGGATCTGACCCACTCTTTCCGTGACAACCTGTCCGTGACGGGTATAGCAGGCATGCTCCGTGCGGAAGGACACCCATCTGCACAACCTTGCCCGGCAGTTGATCAAGGAGGAAATCACGGAGTTGCCACTAGTCGACGAACCCAATCGGCTGATTGACCAGGTACAAAATGTACGAGGCCATCGAGGTCCAACCGAAGCTGCGCGAAAACCCGAATCCGGCCTGCCCCCCCGGAACCGTCCGACGAGGATATTGAACCTGTGACCGCGAACAACGCCTGCACCCATGGAACTCGGCTGATCCGCTGGCATGGTCGTCCTGATGGCTCCCCGGTCCGTGACCGCCCAGATACTGCAGACCCGAGGATTCCCGATGACCACTGAATCTGCTCATGCAAATGGACTGGTAGCGCTCACCATGAGCACTCCGATGGCGGTCTCCGCAATTATCCTGTTCGCGACCTTCGTGGGCATATTCACCGAGGCCCTGCACGGCATTCACCGCAGCAAGGTCGCCATGCTCGGTGCCGCCGCGATGGTCTTCAGCGGCCAGATATTCGGCTTCTACGACCCGAAACTGGCCATCGAAGCCATCGACTGGAACGTCATCTTCCTGCTCGCGGCGATGATGGTGATCGTCGGCATCATGATCCCGACCGGCGGTTTTCAGGCCATCGCCTTCTGGATAACCCGGATTTCACGAGGCCGGCAATTCGTGCTGCTGGCCATGCTCGGCACCGCGGTCACCGTGTTCTCGCTGCTGCTCGACAACGTGACCACGGTGATTATCTTCGGGCCGCTTATTCTGATCATCTGCCAGATCCTGCGCGTCTCACCGATTCCGTACCTGTTCGCCGCCGCACTGCTGTCGGACACCGGCGGCGTCGCAACCCTGGTCGGCGACCCGCCCAACCTGATGATCGGCTCCGCCGCCGACATCGACTTCAACACCTTCTTCTTGCGCATGATCGGCCCGGTGTTCGCTGCCTGGCTTGCAATCCTGGTCACACTGCGGTTTCTGTTCTGGCGGGAATTGGCGATCAAGCCGGCGTACGTCGAGTTTGCCGAGACCTTCGAGTTCGAGGACCGCAAGACCTGGATGCGATCGCTGGTGGTGCTCGCGTTCATGGTGTTGCTGTTCGTGCTGCACCGACAGCTCAACTGGGAAGCCTGGGTGGTGGCGGCCAGCGGCCTGGTCGCGCTGTTCTACGTCGCCGGTCACATTCACGTCGACA
Coding sequences:
- a CDS encoding arsenic transporter produces the protein MTTESAHANGLVALTMSTPMAVSAIILFATFVGIFTEALHGIHRSKVAMLGAAAMVFSGQIFGFYDPKLAIEAIDWNVIFLLAAMMVIVGIMIPTGGFQAIAFWITRISRGRQFVLLAMLGTAVTVFSLLLDNVTTVIIFGPLILIICQILRVSPIPYLFAAALLSDTGGVATLVGDPPNLMIGSAADIDFNTFFLRMIGPVFAAWLAILVTLRFLFWRELAIKPAYVEFAETFEFEDRKTWMRSLVVLAFMVLLFVLHRQLNWEAWVVAASGLVALFYVAGHIHVDSALEKVEHALLLFFLSLFVLIGGVENSQFLQYLGQLIVPVVQQDLMLASIALLWVAAILSAAIDNIPFTAAMIPIILSMEAQGMAVTPLWWSLAMGVGMGGNGTHIGSTANVFIVTISERLAKREKDPSLAITPGLWFRKGTPAMLVTLIVCSVFMALFFDFFSIPIAP